Part of the Pangasianodon hypophthalmus isolate fPanHyp1 chromosome 9, fPanHyp1.pri, whole genome shotgun sequence genome is shown below.
aaacagttaaaataatCTATGGAGAATAATAATTTCCTAGTGCCCAGgaaactactaaaaaaaaaaaaagccctaggAATATCTTTACACAAGTTACCCTCATTAAAATGCcaggatttataaatatacataaatatgcattttagaAATATCCCTAGGGCCTCCTGCTATCCCAaatagctagccagctagctacctGCTACTAAACTAGCTCACAGTTATCACTGATAGAGGATCCAAGTCTCAATGTGCACTGTCATATTCTCAGTGTTACCACATCCTCCACTAATCAGAAGTGACTGGCGTAGAGCCATGAAGTTTGTTTTGGGACAGCACAAACTGAGCTCATATGGTCTCTGTTTTACATGGATTTACCACTTTACCACTGTCTCAACAAATCTGAACACAAGTCTGTATTAGAAGCAACCATTCAAGAGGAGTCAATTTACAAATCATGTATTTGAAGTTCAAGGATACTTTAAGCACTTTGCACAGGAAGGCAACTTGTACAGCATGATTAATGTGGCAGGTACACTTGTGGCCTGGCCTATCACAGTTTTttacaactccacacatttcatgttaccacgcatttcttttggcaagtcaattaGACCATCTACTGGTTACAtcagaggtaattttaaaacaatccattacagacagatttatttcagctttatttcactATATCAGCATTCAAGTGGGTCAAATGTTTACAAATTGCTGTCTCTATacacagtctggaagattccagaaatagAGATAATGACTTTTAGGAGCTTCTGATTGACCAGTAgtcataatttacatttaaaggtAGGCCCTTTTACAGCTCCTGTGGCTGTAAAAGGGCCTACCTTTACAGCTAGTGCCTTTCTGCCTTTGATACCAAGAGAAAATCCAGGCAACacagccaagacctcagaaaaaaaagtgtggacCTCCTGAAGTCTGGTTCCTCCttagaaaaaaatttcaaacaactgaaggtaccatgAATATCTGTAAGAAcaattatatgcaaatataaaaatccgGGACCCACACAGATCCTGCATCATTTAGGAAAGGGGCACAAATTAATTCCCAGTGAGGAACGAACTTTGGTCCGAAAAGTTCAACTGAACTCCAAGACAACAATAAAGGAACTCGCAAAGGAGCTGGtggcatcaggtaccaaagtatgtacatccaccattaagagagtcctacatgGCCTGCTGCACAAGGAAGAAGCCTCTACTCCAAAAGcagcataaaaaagccagattaacttttgcaggtgatcaccaaccatttggaggagtgttctctggtcagatgaaacaaagacTGAACTGTTGGGCCATAATAATCAATGTAATATGTATGGACAAACCAGTGTGAAGTTTTTAATctaaagaacaccatcccaactgtgaagcatggcaGTGGTAGCGTCATGTTCTAGGGGTGTTTCGCTGGAAAAGGTACTGGCTCACTTAAGAAAATAGAAGGTAAGACAGCAGGataatgatcccaagcacagtGATCCTGTACACGTTATGTCATTACAGCAGAAAAAATACTGGAAGCTGGTTACGAGTCAGCTGTAGCTGCTAGTTGCAGACATGAGAATTTAGTATTTCGAGACACAGCACACTTTATTATTGTCAATCTTAAAGTTGCAGACATCACATTTTCCCACAGCCATTTAAATCATCCAACTTGATAGATACCAACTATCTCGACGGCTATCGGCGATTCACAATACTATCGTCATCCCAAGCCTAGCAAGACAGCCCACAGACCTGAGTGAGTTACGACAgatctgtcaggaggaatgggcaaaaattctagcaaagtattgtgagaagcttgtggcaGGCTACCTCAAACATCTGAGTCAAGTGAAGCAATTAAACAAGGAAATGAAGGAAatttgacccactgaaaatctgatataagaaagctgaaataaatctgctctaattgattgtttaaaaacacctctgatgtgaacaaaataGATACCATAATTGACCTAACACAGCAAATATgttaacatgaaatgtgtggagttgtgaaaaattgagtcTGAATGTCTTTATCATAGGTGTATGGAagcttttggcctcaactgtaaaGGTTAAGTAAATGTCCAACCCTGTAATGAAAAACTGGATTGAAAGATAATCAGACAAACTCACTCCTCCACAGCTTTGCCCTCCACACTATCTACAACCTCAAGGGAAACATCTCCCTGGCTCCAGTTGAGGCTGAGTGTTCTTTGGGTGCTGTGGGCGTCTGTGGGGATCACAGAGGGCACCAGGCTAATATGTGGCCgatacacacagtaatacatggGCAACTTGGAGGTGATGCCATCTACTCTCTGATTTACTGCAACCTCCATACCACGTGTATCACTGCAGCTTTCATCACCTAAAGCCAAATAGACATTGCATGTCAAGAGAAACAGCAAAGCACAGGCTACTAACAAAGTTtcaagcacacacaccatacaagCTGCATGAACAAAAACACCGAGACCTGAATGTACACTGATATTACAACTCACTGGGTACATTAATTTTAGGCACTCAATTAATGAAACCAAACACATCCCCATTCTGTTTctaataaaaatagcaaaacaCTGTGAACAGTTTATTGATCACTGAGAGAGATAAAGACGGTTTCTTCTGTTTCAGGTGCAGCATTTACCTATAAGTATGCTACTGACATAGATGGGCTCAATGAAGTGGCTCAGTAGTGCGCCCTGGAAACCCAAAACCTGCCACTGTGTGATTTTGTCAGTAGCCGACATACTGATGATACGAGAACCACTCTGGTCAAGTGtagaagaaaacacagaaaagacCTTTCCGTCTACTGTCACATGTAGACCAATCTGATTATTTACTTCCCACGCTGAGATGGACAGTGGGCTCAGACGACTAGAgtggagaaagacaaagaataatattttaagaaaGACAGCttctaatataaatataaaaatttaagaCATCATTTGGGCAAAACCTAGTCAGTAAGAGACCATATTTGCTAAAAGAACTCATTACAGCCATTTTAGTGACCTTTTATTCATGGTCAATTTAACAGTTGATTTAAGAACACGTATACAAATGGACGCTCTCCAAATACCATATGGCCTGCACAATATAAAAGTATGCCTATAACTTATTATACAGTAAAACCTGACTTAatggcttgtgtttttttttttataaggctTCTATTGTGCATGACACATGGCTAGTTAGCTGAACTGCATTAACATTGGTAAGCGCCTCACATAAAGCTAAatgtgccaatactttaatctcaGTGACAACAGAGGGAACACTGAGAACAAACTTTGTaagacaatattaaaatataaacaaagataCAAGTTTTTACTACAAGAAAATGTATCCCTTAGGCTATATTTGTGTGTGCCTGCCAAATGAATCACAAATGGCATTCTATTTGTCATATatactcactgagcactttaatagtaacacctgtacacctacccattcatgcaattatctaatcagccaattgtgtagCAGCACTGCAATCCATAAAAGCAAGCAGATACGGGCCAGAAGCTTCAGGTAATggtcacatcaaccatcagaaggGGGATAAAAATGTGCTCtctgtgattttgactgtggcatgattgttggcgccagacgggctggttggattatttctataactgctgatctcctggggttttcacccaaacagtctttagagtttagtCAGaaaggtgcaataaagaaaaaacattcagtgagtaGAACGTTCTGTAGACGGAAAAGTCTTGtttatgagagaggtcaacggagaatggccagactggttcgagctgacagaaagactacagtaactcagataagcactctgtacaattgtggtgagcagaaaagcaactcagaacGCATAAGatatcaaaccttgaggcagctgggtacaacagcagaagaccacgtcaggttccacttctgtaagccaaaaacagaaagctgaggctgcagcgggcacaggctcaccgaaactgggcAGCTGAAGACTCAAAAAACTtagcctgatctgatgaatctcgatttctgctgaggcacacaaaTAGtagaatcagaatttggcaccaacaacatgaatccatggacccaacctgccttgtgtcaacagtcctggctggtggaggtggtgtaagcaatcatcgcttgaatgccacagcttaTCTGAGTactgttgctgaccatgtgcatcccttcatggccacagtcttctaatggctacttccagcatgataatgcactaagtcacaaagcaaaagtcatctcaaagtaactggtttcatgaacatgacactgAGCTCAGtgctcttcagtggccttcccagtcactggatctgaatccaatagaacactttgggatgtgatagaacaggagattcacagcatgaaagtgcacctgaaaaatctgcaggacttgcatgatgcaatcatgttaACATCGACCAGAACCTCCAAGTATTGTtaccaacatcttgtggaatccatgacTGGAAAAACTGAggttgttttgagagcaaaaggAGGCCCTCcccagtattagtgtagtgttcctaataaagtgttcggtCAGTGTAGGTCTCTATGTAGGCTCTATAACAGCATTATATGATGCTTACAGTGAGCACATTATAGTGATGATACGAGAAGTGGTGATTCTGCCaaagccaaaataaaaaatacatagtaGTACTAGTTACAGGGTCCACTTAACTGGTGTCAGAGATGAATtacattaatttataaattcaacAGAAATGTGAAACATGAATGTATCTAGCTTTCTTTTTCTAAGTGTGGGCAGTGTGTCACTCCATACAGGTGAGAGGGTATCTGGGCAGCTCCTTTGGGCAGCTGACTGAGGTACAAGTGCAGGGTGATGTGGCTCTTCAGACTTAAGAGTTTGGTGTTCTCATCCAACTGAAAAACTGACTTCTCCTCCAGAGAGCGATTCCTACTGTAGAACAGTAACAGGTGCCTGTACAGATACCTACAATATATGCATGATAAATTCAGAATGACCTTCAACTCATTTACACATGATCAACATTTGACATTATTCTGTTCTCTACAACGAAAGATGCAAAGCTCCAGTACACTGTTTGATATCACAAACTACACATCAGAGCTAATCAGACCAACTCCCAGAGTGCCTCATACTAACTCATTCAACAGACACTTTGTACTACATTGGCATTAGTAATGGGCACTATGGTCAGAAATTGGTATCTGCATATATCACAGTATAATGTAATGTTCCTTCAATTTCACAAGGACCACATttattgaccttttttttttttttttgtattatttggttctctgctgaacaaataaaaccaaactaGACTTTGATTAATTAAAAGACAAATGAAATTTAACATTGAATAAATACTGCTTCATTAATAgaggttataaaaataaatagcagaATGTATTGTTATAAACATCacttttttcattgtttgttATAGGCtaactaggggtgtaacaatacacaaaatataacgTGAATCGATATGGTTGTGTCTCAGTataatacattttcatacatCGAAAATAAACATTGTCTCAACTGCCTtcaattgattaaaacattataaaactaCAACAACTGAAATCTAATAATGACTGTGTTTGCATGATTCATTCAGACTCTTGGCAGCATATAATGAAATAACAGCTCTGCATTAgcatgtaacaaaattaaacattaaaactgtGCACTGGTGTGCAGGGTTGCCAAATCTCAGCAAAATTCCTCCCCAAGTACATCtcaaaaattacagaaaaaagatCTAAAACTATCCAAAAAATTTGGAATTTGtcaaatttttcttttctacgTGTCTGCATTGGAAACTATTGTGCACACATATTTGTTGTTTCAAAACTAGCTGAATtgggtgttaaaaaaaaaaaaactggaaatcCTGCGGGTGTAACTTTCAAGGTGAAATTCACGCAGCTCTCTGTGGCTCAAACATGTTTTTGAATCCTGCACTTTCCACTTTCTAAATATGAACTTCCCAATAGCCACTGTGATTCCTTTAACCCAGACTGAATCAGctgggaaatgtgtgtgttattagcaCCGGCTATGTTAGtgcaaaacagaaacaagatTGGGaggagagtgtttttttttttaaaccctgtaGCCTCTCTTGATTTGAGATAAAGAggagttactttttttttagagaatgGAGTGTGGACTTGTAGACTTATTATACAGTCTGCTTAATGTATTGTACAATGCGCAGACGTATCATATTgaatgatatgatacaataagCTGTATCACTCCAACTTTAGCCCTAACTCACGTACTCCTCTACACATGCTGTTATCAAGCAAAACTcgctcagttttttttttctttcaggaaaGACCCACGCACCAGTCACAATGCTGCACAGTTCCCCTTTTTCTGAATGAACATGAGCATCTGTGTTAAGCAttctgtttataattttataataacatatttataaaaatgcatgTGTTAATTTATTGTAGACATCAGTATGTTCTAATAACTGGCACTTAAAGTGATTAAGAGTATAGTTAATGGTCTTTCTGACAGCCTTCAGTGCAATATATGTTTGTCTCTATAATACTTCATCACATGAATCTGATTACTGACCGAATAGTGGCAAGACTGTGGAGGTGACCAAAATTGCTCCATACTGGTGTAAAGGTATGACAAAATCCACACCTTATGTGGAATTACAATGGGTGCACTGTATCAACCTTTATGCTGCCCACTTCTAATTGGcatgtgtatattttaatgttaagcCCAACTTGCTAACACTGGATAAAAACATTAGTTCAAAAATTGACAATTCCCCAAGAGACAGGAAACTTAAAATCaatcaggggttctcaaacttttgtCAGTCAGGGACCCTTCTAAATCTAaaagtacagatttattttatgaacataatccagcATAATCCAACTCAAAAATTAGACTTATTATTCAAATGTGCAGAATGATATTTTGGCTCTTTCTTGGAGccatagcttttttttcttacaaaacaCATTAGGTCCGAGTTATTACTTATAGGCTAATCGTTTTTGCGCTTTGAACTTCACCCAGTAAATTCAAGTGACCAGCCAAAACAGCTAATAAATCTAAGAACTcaataaatatatcattatacatatatgtaaatataaccTTTGATAAAAATGGGATGTGTTTTCCACTGATATAAATAATAGAGAAATTGGccataatatacaataatatacaatttgtagtttgctaacaaaaaacaaaatataggAATTAAAAAATGTCTCACTAAAAAGTCACACACAACTGGTCACACATATACATTGTTCGAAAAAGAATACAAGCATGCTCTCCAAACAATAAGTTAACTGACCTCATGAGTGATCTCCGTGCAGTCACCACAGCATGGGAATCATGAAGGATGCGTCCATTGGGTGCCAGACTCTCTTTTGTGTTATAGTTGCCTGTACCAAGAGCCACCACTTCACACCCAGTTGCTGTAGAGAAACATGGCACAGTTCTGAACAAAAGGATAaccatatatattaaaatattcaaatatattatattaaa
Proteins encoded:
- the adad1 gene encoding adenosine deaminase domain-containing protein 1 isoform X2; translation: MLGRGGAYRGSRGATFAQVLKSNMAAPASFSSLGQQPASEFTSANSSSLDQACSSPPKNSPKLKKIPKELIDRYRRGETHAVSFLYQLSQVLQFQVEMKETVTTGGVIGFYFAFCAVIDGVEYKTGMGINKKEARVKAAQLAVEELLSNLEHDTVLPDASATGCEVVALGTGNYNTKESLAPNGRILHDSHAVVTARRSLMRYLYRHLLLFYSRNRSLEEKSVFQLDENTKLLSLKSHITLHLYLSQLPKGAAQIPSHLRLSPLSISAWEVNNQIGLHVTVDGKVFSVFSSTLDQSGSRIISMSATDKITQWQVLGFQGALLSHFIEPIYVSSILIGDESCSDTRGMEVAVNQRVDGITSKLPMYYCVYRPHISLVPSVIPTDAHSTQRTLSLNWSQGDVSLEVVDSVEGKAVEESPFKSGPALASRLCKAAMLSRFNLVAKEAQREELLAAVSYREAKMMAKPYQEAKSVLKSYLATRGYGQWVEKPPISDHLTM
- the adad1 gene encoding adenosine deaminase domain-containing protein 1 isoform X3, with amino-acid sequence MKETVTTGGVIGFYFAFCAVIDGVEYKTGMGINKKEARVKAAQLAVEELLSNLEHDTVLPDASVGPPPLPVKEQNSPASDTRPGRAMFERKNPVKDQVPSAVKEMFSRLMESYPEFSGCGGTVAAFVIQSPTGCEVVALGTGNYNTKESLAPNGRILHDSHAVVTARRSLMRYLYRHLLLFYSRNRSLEEKSVFQLDENTKLLSLKSHITLHLYLSQLPKGAAQIPSHLRLSPLSISAWEVNNQIGLHVTVDGKVFSVFSSTLDQSGSRIISMSATDKITQWQVLGFQGALLSHFIEPIYVSSILIGDESCSDTRGMEVAVNQRVDGITSKLPMYYCVYRPHISLVPSVIPTDAHSTQRTLSLNWSQGDVSLEVVDSVEGKAVEESPFKSGPALASRLCKAAMLSRFNLVAKEAQREELLAAVSYREAKMMAKPYQEAKSVLKSYLATRGYGQWVEKPPISDHLTM